The DNA window AGATATACCTTAAAATACTTTAGTAATCACTATAGAAGTTCACTTCCACTGTGTTTATCCCACtgctaaatattttaaaatattaaaattttaaatataaaaataattagttaaattatagctttattttctttttatatatatatatatatatattagacttaattctttttttcatttttttaattaaatataaataaattaaattaattaatttaaaaaaattattattgaataattttaagttaatacttgaaatatatatataaatatatatatatatatatatatatattggaccgtcaaaatcaaataaatttaattttaatttaatacaagttttaaaaaaatggattgaTTTTACGTTCaccctaatttaaaaaagacTGAAGCCATCAAGAAAGAAAGAgtcaaaatttatcattttaatttggCTGATAATTTTGACTCATTCATTTgtttaatagtaataataataatttattattcaattatgtAAACTTTATCTTCCTTACGCAGCCGAGCTGCCTTTAacctttcttttatatatatatatatatatatatatatatatatatatatatatatatatatgatttatccACTGCAATAATTCTGAAGATAAGGAAggataacattaaaattttaatttcttcgCTTATTTCAAAAAACAATCCGGATAACTTTAATCGGAAAATCATATGTTTTAAATCATGAatttgatacacgtgttgaaaaAGGAAAATTTGACTAAATGATCCTAAAATGCCCTTAAATGCGCGCAGGTGAACCTcgtataaatttaattgcgcAAATGACAACTTTAAGATTTCTGACGAAAATACCCTCGTCGCATCTATAAAATGTTTGTCCTTCACGAGATGATTTTACCCTTCACAAGACGATCTTACCTTTCGCAAGACGATCTTGCCCGGGTATTCTAGACTCTTTACAGACTTTTACGTCGCGAGACTATCCTGTCTTTCGCATTACGCGACGGggataattttgtaaaatattttgaagtggtCATCCGTGCAATTAATTTTATGCGCTGATTACCCTCGAATTTAAAAAGCTTTTacggtcatttcgtcaaatttccggttgaaaaaacataaaatttaagtttaaaaacattaatgaaaaaaaaaatatacatgaaACATTAATATTGACTCATAACTTAGTCCTAAGGTTGtgcttctcttctttttttcaaCTAAAACTCTAGAGAGTCTCACTTATTATTTTCCTTAATGGAAAGAAGAGAAGATGGTAAcctttcttaaataaataaatacgtCCATTAAGTATGTGAAGTGTGAACCAAGCTCTAATTAAAAAGCTCATAAATAGtcaaacaatataaataatttattttattatattaaacttaaatgGTAAACAGAGCGCtgtcatttatttttaacaaatatgatGATAAGAGTTTGcttaatatgatttttatttttaaagatttttttcaattttttttaaaattgtggTTATTTATCACATCACTACTATTTTAATTGTcactttacttttataaaataaacaaatatcatACCTTTTTCatgaaacaatattattaaacaaaatatcaaatccAACGTCAAAGAAACTCTAAGTAAAAGAAAAGGTGGTTTTATCAATTGTTTTTGGTGTTGTTAATTGAAAGCATATCCAAAAACAAATGCAATAGTTACATAAGTAGCAAAAGCTGAACCctcataaatatattaaacttcACCAAGAAAAACTAATACAACAAACATAACAAtgtaaataagaaaaacaaCAATCACCATAATGCATTAGAAGAAAGCATAAATAAAGTCTTATGATAAGTTCCCAACAGAAAAAAACATGTAAGTTGTCGAATTCAATCAACATTTTCTTGCATTTTCTATGCAATGAGGAAGGGAAGAACAGTCAACATGAATGCTTCATAAGTGAAATTGGCTGATCCCGAGTAAGCAGTATCCTTCTCCTTGAATTTTTCAGTCAGTCCCTGCAAAAGATGCATTCGAACGTGTTATTCCTATTCAACCAATCGATAACAATTTACAATttcaatccgacccaattagaATCAAACTATTTACCTTAACAGTGAGGCAGCACTCAATGAAGTTATCATATTCAATAGCCTTGTGACTTCCACCTGCTTTATCAAACTTGGAGACCAACAAATCCAGGACTTGAGGTGAAACCGAGAATCCCAAGCTAAGTAGAGCATCCTTCAATTCTCTTGAATCAATTTTCCCACTTCGATCAGCATCAAACCTCTCGAAGATTGCCTAAACAAATCAATAAACTTTATTAAACACCACTTCTTTACaaacaaagaaacaaacaaacaattatCAATCTTCTTAACATTCACATACCCTCCAGTTCTGAAGACTGTAGAACAAAGAAGTGAACTCTTTTGGTCCTGTTCAAAATCGTCAAGAAAAATATACATCAGAAGATGATAATTAGGGATTTGCCTGTAATTCACATGAATCACATCCCAAAATTGAGTTTCTATCTTGCCCTAATCAATATATGGATTCAATTATCCTGTACTGCAGTATAATACTCAGATCGGGAGTCAAATTAGGTTAATATTAACCCGATCAATTCTCTTTATACAGAGTAATATAAACAAATGGAAATGTATTGAGTGCTTACCGATCTTTCTGGTGTTGGTGTTAGTGAAGTGATACATGAGAAGATGAACAGTTCGCAAGCTGAAGCTCTGATTGTAAGACGATAGCGCCCTCTGCATCTCCTTATCATCAATTAAACCACTTCCATCCTGATCAGCGGCCTGAAAACATGCGACAATGTTCGGATCCGTTCCAGGAGGGAAGGTCGAAGGAACTAAGGAAGCGAAGGGGCTTCCATACCCCTGCGGCTGCTGCGGGGGATAGCTTGGAGTGGCACCTGGAGGTGGTGCACCGTAGCCAccaccagcaccagcaccatAGGGCTTGTCCTTTTGAGGCTTTTCAGTAGGAGCGGTTCCATATCCCTGATTCTGTGATGGTGGATAACCAGGAGCCGCACCAGGAGGTGGTGCGCCATAGGCCTGGGCCGCCTGGCCTTGAGGCTTGTCCTTGTGAGGCTTTTCGGAAGGCGCACCATAAGGTGCAGAAGGCGCGCCATAAGGTGTGGCTCCCTGAGGTGCTGCTCCGTAAGGCGCGTATGGCTGCTGACCGTGTGGTTGCTGAGCAGGTGGTTGACCGTATGGAGCAGCAGCACCGTAAGGCTGAGCCGGTGGCTGCCCGTAACCATAGCCCTGTGGGTTGTGTGGGTATCCAGACATTTTGTTGCTTATTTCTAGAGAGAGATGTGCTTCAATTGACACTGTATACAATTACGATCAGTatactcattatatatatattttgggttTCAAATTTGGGGTTTGATCTATTGCTATATTACCAAAAAACCATTATAGATTAATTTCTTTTGATTCTCTTTTGTTACATTTACtttctttatttaaagaaagaactaaaataactaaatttggggtttgatttattgttatattataaataaaaaaaaattaaagaagaattaGAATGACACCACAACTATGATCAATGTTTATCAAAATCTCGatttaactcttaaaatcttacgatttaaACGAGTcagattttaagtaaactcttaaattggtaaacttttacgattttaaatttacgataataagtttttacgagtttacgagtttataaataatttttattttacgattttatacgattttacgtataaaaaacaaatttatatttaaaaattaaaaaataaagttattattttttaaataaattaattaatattattaattttgtaaatatattttttcatagtgttatttacttattattattttttaattaattttatataaatatataaattttaaaaattaattaagtataaaatatttaattatatataaataataataacatataactattattttttcaaattaaactcttacgatttcatCTAAACTatagattttacgattttacgagtttaaaACTGAccaacgattttacgtaaactctcgattttgacaacTTTGACTATGACCCCGCTTAAAATTAAAACgttttcagatgaaatcgaactcgtgacattttggtctcttactCTTATAACTAGTtcgatttaaattattttaataacctgaacaaatcaaatatcattGCAATAATTCTCTTATCAATTATATCACTCAATTAAtgaactaaaatactaaaatactaaaatatttttatttgaaattattattttttatttatatatatatcattattttttaaatatttttatcaaaaaaattattatctcttcaaaataattaaccatcactattttttttatcgtttttttaaataatatcacaCCAACCAGCCcttaaagttatatatatatatatatatatatataattaaattaaattaattttatgctTAATAACATGATTAATATCTTAcctttattataataatctttAAGTTGTCaggtttaattaataaaatag is part of the Impatiens glandulifera chromosome 1, dImpGla2.1, whole genome shotgun sequence genome and encodes:
- the LOC124919223 gene encoding calcium-binding protein CBP-like; translation: MSGYPHNPQGYGYGQPPAQPYGAAAPYGQPPAQQPHGQQPYAPYGAAPQGATPYGAPSAPYGAPSEKPHKDKPQGQAAQAYGAPPPGAAPGYPPSQNQGYGTAPTEKPQKDKPYGAGAGGGYGAPPPGATPSYPPQQPQGYGSPFASLVPSTFPPGTDPNIVACFQAADQDGSGLIDDKEMQRALSSYNQSFSLRTVHLLMYHFTNTNTRKIGPKEFTSLFYSLQNWRAIFERFDADRSGKIDSRELKDALLSLGFSVSPQVLDLLVSKFDKAGGSHKAIEYDNFIECCLTVKGLTEKFKEKDTAYSGSANFTYEAFMLTVLPFLIA